The following are from one region of the Hymenobacter sp. YIM 151858-1 genome:
- the secA gene encoding preprotein translocase subunit SecA, with the protein MFDFIGKAVTKVFGTKSERDLKGIIPYVATINAEYAKLAGLSDDELRGQTDQVRARISEYLKNIDGQIAALHQRIADEPNLDIQQKETVFEQIDALEKQRNVQLEEVLLEVLPQAFAIVKETARRYKENGQLVVTANDQDREYARRAPNVTITADGKAVWANRWMAAGAEVVWDMVHYDVQLIGGVVLHQGKIAEMATGEGKTLVSTLPAFLNALSKRGVHLVTVNDYLAKRDSEWNAPLFEFHGITVDCIDKHQPNTDARRRAYAADITYGTNNEFGFDYLRDNMARDPEELVQRKHHFAIVDEVDSVLIDDARTPLIISGPVPKGDVHEFLILKPRIQRLVDEQRKLVQQYLLDAKRLIKEGNDGAKEGEGGLALFRAFRGLPKSKPLIKFLSETGNRAILQKVENYYLQDNSRQMPQADKPLFFTIDEKNNQIELTERGIDLITGQGEDPSFFIMPDIGTELAAIENNKTISADDKLHTKERLMQDYQEKSERIHTVNQLLKAYTLFERDDQYIVTEDHKVKIVDEQTGRVMEGRRYSDGLHQAIEAKENVRIEDATQTYATVTLQNYFRMYHKLGGMTGTAETEAGEFWQIYKLDVVVIPTNRGIQRKDQHDKVYKTTREKYNAVAEEIQELVKAGRPVLVGTTSVENSEIISRLLKLRKIPHQVLNAKQNQREAEIVAGAGYPGTVTIATNMAGRGTDIKLKETSKESGGLAIIGTERHESRRVDRQLRGRAGRQGDPGTSQFFVSLEDNLMRLFGSDRIARLMDRMGLEEGEVIQHSMITSSIERAQKKVEENNFGIRKRLLEYDDVMNAQREVVYRRRRNALFGERLELDVWNMIYDVSEDIVAGHKISGDYADFQLAIIRVFGYDTHITAAEFAAQQPAQLTQRLYDEALGYYHSKNEVIGESALPLINDLIEQNAPFENIAVPFSDQRKQVTAVANLRRAQASKGQELMRAMEKVVVLSLIDDAWTQHLRQMDDLKQVVQNAVYEQKDPLLVYKFESFELFKRMISKVNEDTVTFLFHADIPATQASATAEPEIMFEEAVAAPRAPQPRLKAEKEVSTSSLGAGPEDLEQAHDLGLEPLEKQQPVRSQKVANRNDKVSVQYMDGRIVRDVKFKSVEEDVLNNRAVIID; encoded by the coding sequence ATGTTCGATTTTATCGGGAAGGCCGTCACCAAAGTCTTCGGCACCAAGTCGGAACGGGACTTGAAAGGCATCATCCCTTACGTGGCGACCATCAACGCCGAATACGCCAAACTGGCAGGGCTATCGGACGATGAGCTTCGCGGCCAGACAGACCAGGTACGGGCCCGTATCAGCGAATATTTGAAGAATATCGACGGTCAGATTGCGGCTTTGCACCAGCGCATTGCCGACGAGCCCAACCTCGATATTCAGCAAAAAGAAACCGTATTCGAGCAAATCGATGCGTTGGAGAAGCAGCGCAACGTGCAGCTGGAGGAGGTGTTGCTGGAGGTGTTGCCGCAGGCTTTTGCCATCGTAAAAGAAACGGCGCGCCGCTACAAGGAGAACGGCCAGCTGGTGGTAACCGCCAACGACCAGGACCGCGAGTACGCCCGCCGCGCGCCCAACGTAACCATTACTGCCGATGGCAAAGCCGTGTGGGCCAACCGCTGGATGGCGGCCGGTGCCGAGGTGGTGTGGGACATGGTGCACTACGACGTGCAGCTGATTGGCGGCGTGGTACTGCACCAGGGCAAGATTGCCGAAATGGCCACCGGCGAAGGCAAAACCCTGGTTTCGACTTTGCCGGCGTTCCTGAACGCGCTGTCGAAGCGCGGGGTGCACCTGGTAACCGTAAACGATTACCTCGCCAAGCGCGACTCGGAGTGGAATGCGCCGCTGTTTGAGTTCCACGGCATTACGGTGGACTGCATCGACAAGCACCAGCCCAACACCGATGCCCGCCGCCGCGCCTACGCTGCCGATATTACCTACGGCACCAACAACGAATTCGGCTTCGACTACCTGCGCGACAACATGGCGCGCGACCCGGAGGAGCTGGTGCAGCGCAAGCACCACTTTGCCATCGTCGACGAAGTTGACTCCGTACTGATCGACGACGCCCGTACGCCGCTTATCATCTCGGGCCCGGTGCCCAAAGGCGATGTGCACGAGTTTTTGATACTGAAGCCGCGCATTCAGCGCCTCGTGGATGAGCAGCGCAAGCTGGTGCAGCAGTACCTGCTGGATGCCAAGCGCCTCATTAAAGAAGGCAACGACGGCGCCAAAGAGGGCGAGGGCGGCCTGGCGCTGTTCCGCGCTTTCCGTGGTCTGCCCAAAAGCAAGCCGCTCATCAAGTTCTTGTCGGAAACGGGCAACCGCGCCATTCTGCAGAAGGTGGAGAACTACTACCTGCAGGACAACTCGCGCCAGATGCCGCAGGCCGACAAGCCGCTGTTCTTCACCATCGACGAGAAGAACAACCAGATTGAGCTGACGGAGCGCGGCATCGACCTGATTACCGGTCAGGGCGAAGACCCGAGCTTCTTTATCATGCCCGATATCGGCACCGAGCTGGCCGCCATCGAGAACAACAAAACCATTTCGGCCGACGACAAGCTCCACACCAAGGAGCGCCTGATGCAGGACTATCAGGAAAAGTCGGAGCGCATTCACACGGTAAACCAGCTGCTGAAGGCCTACACCTTGTTCGAGCGCGATGACCAGTACATCGTGACCGAAGACCACAAGGTGAAAATTGTGGACGAGCAGACCGGCCGCGTAATGGAAGGCCGCCGCTACTCCGACGGCTTGCACCAGGCTATTGAGGCCAAGGAAAACGTGCGCATCGAAGATGCCACCCAAACCTACGCCACCGTAACGCTGCAGAACTACTTCCGCATGTACCACAAGTTGGGTGGCATGACGGGTACGGCCGAAACCGAAGCCGGCGAATTCTGGCAGATCTACAAGCTCGACGTGGTGGTAATCCCCACGAACCGCGGCATTCAGCGCAAAGACCAGCACGACAAGGTTTACAAAACCACGCGCGAGAAGTACAACGCCGTGGCCGAGGAAATTCAGGAGCTGGTGAAAGCCGGCCGCCCGGTGCTGGTGGGTACTACCTCGGTTGAAAACTCCGAAATCATCAGCCGCCTGCTGAAGCTGCGTAAGATTCCGCACCAGGTGCTGAACGCGAAGCAGAACCAGCGCGAAGCCGAGATTGTGGCCGGCGCCGGCTACCCCGGTACGGTTACCATTGCCACCAACATGGCCGGCCGTGGTACCGACATCAAGCTGAAAGAAACCTCGAAGGAATCGGGTGGTCTGGCCATTATCGGTACGGAGCGCCACGAAAGCCGCCGCGTCGACCGCCAGTTGCGCGGCCGTGCCGGCCGCCAGGGCGACCCGGGTACCTCGCAGTTCTTCGTTTCGCTTGAGGACAACCTGATGCGTTTGTTTGGCTCGGACCGCATTGCCCGCCTGATGGACCGTATGGGTCTGGAAGAGGGCGAGGTGATTCAGCACTCGATGATTACTTCGAGCATCGAGCGTGCGCAGAAGAAGGTGGAGGAAAACAACTTCGGCATCCGGAAGCGCCTGCTCGAGTACGACGACGTGATGAACGCCCAGCGCGAGGTGGTGTACCGCCGCCGCCGCAACGCCTTGTTCGGTGAGCGTCTGGAACTCGACGTGTGGAACATGATCTACGACGTGTCGGAAGACATCGTGGCGGGCCACAAGATTTCGGGCGACTACGCCGACTTCCAGCTGGCCATTATCCGCGTATTCGGCTACGACACGCACATTACCGCTGCCGAGTTTGCTGCCCAGCAGCCGGCGCAGCTTACCCAGCGCCTCTACGACGAAGCCCTGGGTTACTACCACTCGAAAAACGAGGTGATTGGCGAGTCGGCGCTGCCGCTCATCAACGACCTGATCGAGCAGAATGCGCCGTTCGAGAACATTGCCGTACCGTTCTCCGATCAGCGCAAGCAGGTAACAGCCGTGGCCAACCTGCGCCGCGCCCAGGCCAGCAAAGGCCAGGAGCTGATGCGCGCCATGGAGAAAGTGGTGGTGCTCTCGCTGATTGACGACGCTTGGACGCAGCACCTGCGCCAGATGGACGACCTGAAGCAGGTGGTGCAGAACGCTGTGTACGAGCAGAAAGACCCGCTGCTGGTGTACAAGTTCGAATCGTTCGAGCTGTTCAAGCGCATGATCAGCAAGGTGAACGAAGACACCGTGACCTTCCTGTTCCACGCCGACATTCCGGCTACGCAGGCAAGCGCCACGGCCGAGCCGGAAATCATGTTTGAGGAAGCCGTGGCCGCACCGCGTGCGCCGCAGCCCCGCCTGAAAGCCGAGAAGGAGGTTTCGACGTCGTCGTTGGGTGCCGGCCCCGAGGACCTGGAGCAAGCCCACGACCTAGGGCTGGAGCCGCTCGAGAAGCAGCAGCCCGTACGCTCGCAGAAAGTTGCCAACCGCAACGATAAAGTGAGCGTGCAGTACATGGACGGCCGCATCGTGCGCGACGTGAAGTTCAAGAGCGTGGAAGAAGACGTGCTGAACAACCGCGCCGTCATCATCGACTAA
- a CDS encoding sporulation protein, translated as MKRLLTNVLSITAFVALVSCAASGPAATSSAPDSSRTASTTAAGNAAKGKGKAAPADDLSKYRPRFTPPPAPKALGAKAYVAPTNHVNAQIDQRLRDQAYTNQNVKYTSGWRILAYVGLERDQAMAIRRSVISRYPDETDYVTFKQPIYRLFIGDYTTRLDAERAMLRIRPLAPKAELQPTQVLINKTRF; from the coding sequence ATGAAACGTCTGCTTACTAACGTGTTGTCGATTACCGCTTTTGTTGCGCTGGTTAGCTGTGCCGCTTCGGGCCCGGCCGCTACCTCTTCCGCTCCCGACTCCTCGCGCACCGCATCGACTACGGCGGCGGGCAACGCCGCCAAAGGCAAGGGCAAGGCAGCACCCGCCGACGACCTGAGCAAGTACCGCCCCAGGTTTACGCCGCCGCCCGCGCCCAAAGCCCTAGGTGCCAAAGCGTACGTAGCGCCTACCAACCACGTAAACGCGCAGATAGACCAGCGCCTACGCGACCAGGCCTACACCAACCAGAACGTGAAGTATACCAGCGGCTGGCGCATCCTGGCTTACGTGGGGCTCGAGCGCGACCAGGCCATGGCTATTCGCCGCTCGGTCATCAGCCGCTACCCCGACGAAACGGACTACGTTACGTTCAAGCAGCCCATTTACCGGCTGTTTATCGGCGACTACACCACCCGCCTCGATGCCGAGCGGGCCATGCTGCGCATCCGCCCACTGGCACCTAAGGCCGAGCTGCAGCCTACGCAAGTGCTCATCAACAAAACGCGCTTCTAG
- a CDS encoding GNAT family N-acetyltransferase, producing MLRSDTVYLRALEANDLGFLYEIENDPSVWGLASDTLTPISRHSLRQYLDNAAADFYAVRQMRLVICTNADNQAVGTVDLFNFDPHHRRAAVGIMVANTHRRRGYAAEALQLLLNYARNTLQLHQVYCTVAANNAASLRLFKAAAFRRVGVRYQWLADTEGWQDAVEMQRLLAG from the coding sequence ATGCTGCGCTCCGATACGGTCTACCTGCGGGCCCTCGAAGCCAACGACCTAGGATTTCTCTACGAAATAGAAAACGACCCCAGCGTGTGGGGCCTGGCCAGCGATACGCTTACCCCGATATCGCGGCACAGCCTGCGCCAGTATTTGGACAATGCAGCGGCCGATTTTTACGCTGTGCGCCAAATGCGCCTGGTTATTTGCACAAATGCCGATAACCAAGCCGTTGGTACCGTCGATTTATTCAACTTCGACCCGCACCACCGGCGCGCGGCAGTGGGTATAATGGTGGCAAATACTCACCGCCGCCGCGGCTACGCCGCCGAAGCCCTGCAATTACTACTGAATTACGCACGCAACACCCTGCAACTGCACCAAGTGTATTGCACGGTGGCGGCCAATAACGCAGCCAGCTTGCGCTTGTTTAAGGCAGCTGCATTTCGGCGGGTTGGCGTTCGTTATCAATGGCTTGCCGACACGGAAGGGTGGCAGGATGCCGTTGAAATGCAACGATTATTAGCGGGCTGA
- the deoC gene encoding deoxyribose-phosphate aldolase: MLNPDQLAARIDHTLLKQDCTHEQIQKLCAEAREHGFASVCVPPYFVPVAAEALLGSSVAVCTVIGFPLGYSTTAIKLAEATEALVMGAIELDMVMNVAALKSGEEAAVQHDIRALAELCHSHQAILKVIIETAVLSTEEIRRACDLCATAGADFVKTSTGFASRGASVEDVRLMRDQLPSNIRIKAAGGIRTHAQAVALVLAGADRLGASAGVALLTSPPQDDDSAHETSAY; this comes from the coding sequence ATGCTGAACCCCGATCAATTAGCCGCCCGCATCGACCATACCTTGCTGAAGCAGGACTGCACGCACGAGCAGATTCAGAAGCTGTGCGCCGAAGCCCGTGAGCACGGCTTCGCCAGCGTGTGCGTGCCGCCATATTTTGTGCCGGTAGCGGCCGAGGCGCTGTTGGGCTCCAGCGTGGCCGTGTGCACGGTTATCGGGTTTCCGCTGGGCTACAGCACCACTGCCATCAAGCTAGCCGAGGCTACCGAGGCTTTGGTCATGGGGGCAATTGAGCTGGATATGGTGATGAACGTGGCGGCGCTGAAATCGGGCGAGGAAGCAGCCGTGCAGCATGATATTCGGGCGCTGGCCGAGCTGTGCCACAGCCACCAGGCTATCCTGAAGGTGATTATTGAAACGGCGGTGTTGTCGACGGAAGAAATCCGGCGCGCCTGCGACTTGTGCGCAACGGCTGGTGCGGATTTTGTGAAAACCTCGACGGGCTTTGCCAGCCGCGGAGCCTCGGTGGAGGATGTACGCCTGATGCGCGACCAACTGCCGAGCAACATCCGTATTAAGGCTGCCGGCGGCATCCGCACGCATGCGCAAGCCGTGGCGCTGGTGCTGGCCGGTGCCGACCGCCTAGGTGCCTCCGCCGGCGTGGCCTTGCTCACTTCTCCTCCCCAGGACGACGACTCCGCCCATGAAACGTCTGCTTACTAA
- the glf gene encoding UDP-galactopyranose mutase, with protein sequence MFDYLIVGAGFAGSVLAERLATRSNKKILIIDKRNHIGGNAYDHYNEDGVLVHKYGPHIFHTNSKEVFEYLSNFTDWRPYEHWVLASVDGQHVPIPINLDTINKLYGTNMTSFEVDAFFESQAEEVPVIRTSEDVVVSKVGRELYEKFFRNYTRKQWGLDPSELDKSVTSRVPTRTNRDRRYFTDTYQAMPLHGYTKMFEKMLDHPNIKIMLNTDYHDIINVIPFKEMIFTGPVDEYFDYKFGKLPYRSLEFKHETLNKEQHLEAPVVNYPNEHLYTRITEFKALTGQQHPKTSIVYEFPRAEGDPYYPIPKPENAELYNKYKKLADETPNVHFVGRLATYKYYNMDQVVAQALTVYKKLTEKEKEEKGTAMPAKPAITGSVSLMEKLLPRDPDKKKA encoded by the coding sequence ATGTTTGATTATCTGATCGTAGGAGCCGGTTTCGCCGGCAGCGTGCTGGCCGAGCGCCTCGCTACCCGGTCCAATAAGAAAATCCTGATCATCGATAAGCGTAACCACATCGGTGGCAACGCCTACGACCACTACAACGAAGACGGCGTGCTGGTACACAAGTACGGCCCGCACATCTTCCACACCAACTCCAAGGAGGTATTCGAGTACCTCTCCAACTTCACCGATTGGCGCCCTTACGAGCACTGGGTGCTGGCTTCGGTCGACGGCCAACACGTGCCGATTCCGATTAACCTCGATACCATCAACAAGCTGTACGGTACCAACATGACCAGCTTTGAGGTGGATGCGTTTTTCGAGTCGCAGGCCGAAGAAGTGCCCGTTATCCGCACCTCCGAAGATGTGGTGGTGAGCAAAGTAGGCCGCGAGTTGTACGAGAAGTTTTTCCGCAACTACACCCGCAAGCAGTGGGGCCTCGACCCCTCGGAGCTGGATAAGTCGGTGACCTCGCGCGTGCCTACCCGCACCAACCGCGACCGTCGCTACTTTACCGATACGTACCAGGCCATGCCGCTGCACGGCTACACCAAGATGTTCGAGAAGATGCTCGATCACCCGAACATCAAGATCATGCTGAACACCGACTACCACGACATCATCAACGTCATTCCTTTCAAGGAAATGATCTTCACGGGTCCGGTAGACGAGTACTTCGATTACAAGTTCGGCAAGCTGCCGTACCGCTCGCTCGAGTTCAAGCACGAAACCCTGAACAAGGAGCAGCACCTGGAGGCTCCGGTGGTAAATTACCCCAACGAGCACCTCTACACGCGCATCACCGAGTTCAAGGCGCTTACGGGCCAGCAGCACCCCAAAACCAGCATTGTGTACGAGTTTCCGCGTGCCGAAGGCGACCCGTACTACCCGATTCCGAAGCCCGAAAACGCCGAGCTGTACAACAAGTACAAGAAGCTCGCCGACGAAACGCCCAACGTGCATTTCGTAGGCCGCCTGGCTACCTACAAGTACTACAACATGGACCAGGTAGTAGCCCAGGCCCTGACGGTTTACAAGAAACTCACCGAAAAAGAAAAAGAAGAAAAAGGCACGGCAATGCCCGCCAAACCTGCCATTACCGGCTCGGTTTCGCTGATGGAGAAGCTCTTGCCCCGCGACCCGGACAAGAAAAAAGCCTAA
- a CDS encoding family 1 glycosylhydrolase — translation MATVELWGGVECTVNRVGDEYFDQLEMSGHRARLSDLDLFAELGIRKLRYPVLWESVAPNGLDTPDWQWADERLPRLRDLGIDPIVGLVHHGSGPRYTALHADNFVAGLARYARMVAERYPWVNHYTPVNEPLTTARFSGLYGLWYPHSTDDRVFVRMLLNEVLGTRAAMLAIREVNPRAKLVQTEDLGKVHSTERLAYQAEFENHRRWLTFDLLCGRVDAGHYMWRFLRDNGAPEAELLDLVANPLPPDILGINYYVTSERFLDNERHHYPARCYSRNHHDEYADIEAVRVLPLQMAGIKHLLREAWERYQLPIAITESHLGCTREEQLRWLLQSWNEANALRQEGANIRAVTVWSLLGAFDWDSLLTQRGGSYESGVFDVRSGQPRPTALFKMVQSLARSGRYTHPLLANPGWWQRADRFVYRTSPIL, via the coding sequence ATGGCAACTGTTGAACTGTGGGGCGGTGTGGAATGCACCGTCAACCGCGTCGGCGACGAGTACTTCGACCAGTTGGAGATGAGCGGGCACCGCGCCCGCCTCTCCGATCTGGATTTGTTCGCCGAACTAGGGATACGTAAGCTGCGCTACCCCGTGCTCTGGGAATCGGTGGCTCCCAACGGCCTCGATACGCCCGATTGGCAGTGGGCCGATGAACGCCTGCCCCGCCTGCGCGACCTAGGCATCGACCCGATTGTGGGGCTGGTGCACCACGGCAGCGGCCCCCGCTACACGGCCCTGCACGCCGATAACTTTGTGGCCGGCCTGGCCCGCTACGCCCGCATGGTAGCCGAGCGCTACCCCTGGGTAAACCACTACACCCCCGTAAACGAACCGCTTACTACAGCCCGCTTCAGCGGCCTGTACGGGCTGTGGTACCCCCACAGCACCGACGACCGCGTGTTTGTGCGCATGCTGCTGAACGAGGTGCTGGGCACGCGCGCTGCGATGCTGGCCATTCGGGAGGTAAACCCCAGGGCCAAGCTGGTGCAAACCGAAGACCTAGGGAAAGTGCACAGCACCGAGCGGCTGGCCTACCAAGCCGAGTTCGAAAACCACCGCCGCTGGCTTACCTTCGATTTGCTGTGCGGCCGCGTGGACGCCGGCCATTATATGTGGCGCTTTCTGCGCGACAACGGCGCCCCCGAAGCCGAACTGCTCGATCTGGTAGCCAACCCACTGCCGCCCGATATTCTGGGCATCAATTACTACGTCACGAGCGAGCGGTTTCTCGACAACGAACGGCACCACTACCCCGCCCGCTGCTACAGCCGCAACCACCACGACGAGTACGCCGACATAGAAGCCGTGCGCGTGCTGCCCCTGCAGATGGCCGGCATCAAGCATTTGCTGCGCGAAGCCTGGGAGCGGTACCAGCTGCCCATTGCCATTACCGAATCGCATTTGGGCTGTACCCGCGAGGAGCAGCTGCGCTGGCTGCTGCAATCCTGGAACGAGGCCAACGCCCTGCGGCAGGAGGGAGCCAACATTCGCGCCGTTACGGTGTGGTCGCTCCTAGGTGCTTTCGACTGGGACAGCCTCCTGACGCAGCGCGGCGGCAGCTACGAAAGCGGCGTGTTTGATGTGCGCAGCGGCCAGCCCCGGCCCACTGCGTTGTTTAAGATGGTGCAAAGCCTGGCCCGCTCGGGCCGCTACACGCACCCGTTGCTGGCCAACCCGGGTTGGTGGCAGCGCGCCGACCGTTTTGTTTACCGCACTTCACCGATCCTTTGA
- a CDS encoding SDR family oxidoreductase, whose translation MSRQLFNPASQPRQPLLITGANGTLGKAFARVCQIRGIEAVALTRQDMDIADLGSIERALERYNPWAVINTAGYVRVDDAETDAERCFRENSTGPAMLATVCAAHGVQLLTFSSDLVFDGYKTDPYVESDKARPLNVYGQSKQRAEREVLKRMKGALVVRTSAFFGPWDEYNFVHFVLRSAREGTAFEAADDVQIAPTYVPCLANTALDLLIDDERGIWHLANQGSCSWAELARMAAEQAGFSSDFVVGRPMGSFNLQAARPLQSVLSSEQGVMLPPLEASLRQYLLDIGHSPSHDLGLLSAGCSSKGTKVPG comes from the coding sequence ATGAGTCGTCAGCTATTCAATCCGGCTTCGCAGCCGCGCCAGCCCTTGCTCATTACCGGCGCCAACGGTACCCTAGGCAAAGCATTTGCCCGTGTCTGCCAGATTCGGGGCATCGAGGCCGTGGCCCTCACCAGGCAGGATATGGACATAGCCGACCTAGGCAGCATTGAGCGGGCATTGGAGCGGTACAACCCCTGGGCGGTAATCAATACGGCCGGTTACGTACGCGTCGACGATGCCGAAACGGATGCCGAGCGTTGCTTCCGCGAAAACAGCACCGGTCCGGCCATGCTGGCTACCGTATGCGCCGCCCACGGCGTGCAGCTGCTCACGTTTTCCTCCGATCTGGTGTTCGATGGCTACAAGACCGACCCCTACGTGGAAAGCGACAAAGCCCGGCCGCTGAACGTGTACGGGCAAAGCAAGCAGCGCGCCGAGCGCGAGGTGCTCAAGCGCATGAAAGGAGCCTTGGTAGTGCGTACCAGTGCGTTTTTCGGGCCGTGGGATGAATACAACTTCGTGCATTTTGTGCTGCGCTCCGCCCGCGAGGGTACTGCCTTCGAGGCGGCCGATGATGTGCAGATTGCGCCCACCTATGTGCCGTGCTTGGCGAATACCGCCCTCGATTTGCTGATCGACGACGAGCGCGGCATCTGGCACCTGGCCAACCAGGGCTCGTGCAGCTGGGCCGAGTTGGCCCGCATGGCGGCCGAGCAAGCCGGTTTCAGCTCCGATTTTGTGGTGGGCCGGCCCATGGGCTCGTTTAACCTGCAAGCGGCCCGGCCGTTGCAAAGCGTGCTGAGCAGCGAACAAGGCGTGATGTTGCCGCCCCTGGAGGCGTCGTTGCGCCAGTACCTGCTCGATATCGGCCACTCGCCCAGCCACGACCTGGGCCTGCTATCGGCCGGGTGCTCCAGCAAGGGCACCAAAGTGCCGGGCTAG
- a CDS encoding glycosyltransferase family 1 protein, which produces MSLLDATTLASSSATEPAVTTNAAQSNDIATTTSQSADTNQLPDLVCFAHLHWDFVWQRPQHLLSRFAKHTRVFYVEEPCTHWEDHQMEPWLEIKDREEGRLKIVVVHLPGNCVDAAADEVQARILTEYFEKENITDFIAWYYSPMFLAKSRQLKPALTIYDCMDELANFKGAHPELRSREQELFKKAQLVFTGGQSLYEAKTKQHHSAHAFPSSIDKAHFGQARNADLAEPADQAGIAHPRVGFFGVVDERLDIELLRELAAAHPEWQFIVIGPVVKIDASVLPQGANIHYLGSKDYKELPSYLKGWDVATLLFADNESTKFISPTKTPEYLAAGKPVVSTPIRDVVRPYGELGLVHIAADAPKFGKAIEMALDEVDDAAWLQRVDDYLATISWDQTWQQMVNLMQAELRRVAAR; this is translated from the coding sequence ATGTCCTTACTCGATGCCACGACCCTCGCGTCGTCTTCTGCTACCGAACCTGCTGTTACTACCAACGCTGCCCAATCGAACGACATAGCTACTACTACCTCCCAGAGCGCCGATACCAACCAACTACCCGACTTGGTGTGTTTTGCCCACTTACACTGGGATTTTGTTTGGCAACGGCCCCAACACCTGCTTTCGCGTTTTGCTAAGCACACGCGGGTGTTTTACGTGGAGGAGCCCTGCACCCACTGGGAAGACCACCAGATGGAGCCGTGGCTCGAAATCAAGGACCGCGAAGAAGGCCGCTTGAAGATTGTGGTGGTGCACCTGCCCGGCAACTGCGTAGATGCCGCCGCCGACGAAGTGCAGGCCCGTATCCTGACGGAGTACTTCGAGAAGGAAAATATCACCGATTTTATTGCCTGGTACTACTCGCCCATGTTCCTGGCCAAATCGCGCCAGCTGAAGCCCGCCCTCACCATTTATGATTGCATGGATGAGCTGGCGAACTTCAAAGGGGCCCACCCCGAGCTGCGCAGCCGCGAGCAGGAGCTGTTTAAGAAAGCGCAGCTGGTATTTACCGGCGGCCAAAGCCTGTACGAGGCCAAGACGAAGCAGCACCACAGCGCGCACGCTTTCCCGAGCAGCATCGACAAAGCCCACTTCGGCCAGGCCCGCAACGCCGACCTAGCCGAACCCGCCGACCAGGCCGGCATTGCGCACCCGCGGGTAGGTTTCTTTGGGGTGGTTGATGAGCGCCTCGATATTGAGCTGTTGCGCGAGCTGGCCGCGGCGCACCCCGAGTGGCAGTTTATCGTCATCGGGCCGGTAGTGAAGATCGATGCGAGCGTGCTGCCGCAGGGCGCCAACATCCACTACCTAGGCAGCAAAGACTACAAAGAGCTGCCCAGCTACCTGAAAGGCTGGGACGTAGCCACCCTGCTCTTCGCCGACAACGAGAGCACCAAGTTCATTTCGCCTACTAAAACTCCCGAATACCTCGCTGCGGGCAAGCCCGTGGTGAGCACTCCGATCCGCGACGTGGTGCGCCCCTACGGCGAACTAGGCCTGGTGCACATCGCCGCCGATGCCCCCAAATTCGGCAAGGCCATCGAAATGGCTTTGGACGAAGTAGACGACGCTGCTTGGCTGCAGCGCGTAGACGATTACCTGGCCACCATTTCGTGGGACCAAACCTGGCAGCAGATGGTGAACCTGATGCAAGCCGAACTACGGCGCGTAGCCGCCCGCTAA